The following proteins are encoded in a genomic region of Nicotiana sylvestris chromosome 4, ASM39365v2, whole genome shotgun sequence:
- the LOC138889105 gene encoding uncharacterized protein: MKNLKEGGGEKKLFRLAKARERKVHDLDQVKCIKDGDGRVLLDEAHIRRRWQTYFHILFNKEGDMNIVLGELKHSKSCQDFGYCRRIKVEEIKEAMCRMSRGREIELDKILVEFWKSADRVGLEWLTELFNVIYDEKYVRGVEVEYDDPIVQKKR; the protein is encoded by the coding sequence ATGAAGAACTTGAAAGAAGGGGGAGGGGAGAAGAAGTTGTTCAGGCTAGCTAAGGCGAGAGAAAGGAAGGTCCATGACCTGGACCAAGTGAAGTGCATCAAGGACGGAGATGGAAGAGTTTTGTTGGATGAGGCACATATTCGTCGGAGATGGCAGACTTACTTCCATATACTCTTTAACAAAGAGGGGGACATGAACATTGTGTTGGGTGAATTGAAACACTCCAAGAGTtgtcaagactttgggtattgtagACGTATTAAAGTTGAGGAGATTAAGGAGGCTATGTGTAGAATGAGCAGGGGTAGGGAGATCGAGCTAGACAAAATCCTGGTAGAATTTTGGAAGAGCGCGGATAGGGTGGGCTTGGAGTGGCTCACAgagttatttaatgtcatttatgaTGAAAAATATGTTCGAGGAGTGGAAGTGGAGTACGATGATCCCATTGTACAAAAGAAGAGGTGA